The bacterium genome includes a region encoding these proteins:
- a CDS encoding 50S ribosomal protein L5, giving the protein MFKTYRDSIVPALTKEFDYGNTMEVPRVSKVVVNIGIGEAKDNDKALDAAVGDVVTITGQRPALIKARKSVAAFKLRAGQTVGIKATLRGRRMWYFLDKLLNVALPRIRDFRGVSPEGFDGRGNYSLGLREQVVFPEIDYDKIDKLRGLEVSIVTTARTDDEARSLLTRLGMPFRKR; this is encoded by the coding sequence CTGTTCAAGACGTATCGCGACTCGATCGTGCCGGCCTTGACCAAAGAGTTCGACTACGGCAACACCATGGAGGTGCCGCGGGTCTCCAAGGTGGTGGTGAACATCGGCATCGGCGAGGCCAAGGACAACGACAAAGCACTCGACGCCGCTGTCGGCGACGTGGTTACCATCACCGGCCAGAGGCCGGCGCTGATCAAGGCCCGTAAGTCGGTCGCGGCTTTCAAGCTGCGCGCCGGGCAGACGGTCGGCATCAAGGCCACGCTGCGCGGCCGGCGCATGTGGTACTTCCTGGACAAGCTGCTGAATGTCGCCCTGCCGCGCATCCGCGACTTCCGCGGCGTGAGCCCCGAGGGCTTCGACGGTCGCGGCAACTACTCGCTCGGCCTGCGCGAGCAGGTCGTCTTCCCGGAGATCGACTACGACAAGATCGACAAACTGCGCGGGCTGGAAGTGTCGATCGTCACCACAGCCCGCACCGACGACGAGGCCCGCAGCCTGCTGACGCGGCTCGGCATGCCCTTTAGAAAGAGGTAA
- a CDS encoding type Z 30S ribosomal protein S14 → MAKKSSLERWKREPKFKVRFHNRCRICGRPRAYLRIFGMCRICFRNLAAEGRIPGVTKSSW, encoded by the coding sequence TTGGCCAAGAAATCATCGCTCGAGCGCTGGAAGAGGGAACCCAAGTTCAAGGTCCGGTTCCACAATCGCTGCCGCATCTGCGGCCGGCCGCGAGCGTACCTGCGCATATTCGGCATGTGCCGCATCTGCTTCCGGAACCTGGCCGCGGAGGGACGCATCCCAGGCGTCACGAAGTCGAGTTGGTGA
- a CDS encoding 50S ribosomal protein L2 — protein sequence MPIRKFKPTSPGRRFMSVSGFEDITTDEPEKTLLESLPTHAGRNNQGRVTTRHQGGGYRKLYRKIDFKRDKHGVSGRVATIEYDPNRSARIALIHYRDGEKRYILAPLGLKVGDPIESGEEAPVRIGNALPLSRIPVGSTIHNIELTLGRGGQLVRSAGASAQLLAKEGDYAVVRMPSGELRRIHVRCQATVGQVGNIEHENESGGKAGRSRWLGVRPTVRGSTMNPRDHPHGGGEGKTGPGGNPKTPWGKPALGYRTRKPKKASQKLIIRRREKKGRSK from the coding sequence ATGCCGATTAGAAAGTTCAAGCCGACCAGCCCGGGACGCCGCTTCATGTCCGTCTCCGGCTTCGAGGACATCACCACCGATGAGCCGGAGAAGACCCTGCTCGAGTCGCTGCCCACGCATGCCGGCCGTAACAATCAGGGCCGCGTCACCACGCGTCACCAGGGCGGCGGCTACCGCAAGCTCTATCGCAAGATCGACTTCAAGCGCGACAAGCACGGAGTGAGCGGGCGCGTCGCCACTATCGAGTACGATCCCAACCGCAGCGCCCGCATCGCCCTCATCCACTACCGGGATGGCGAGAAGCGCTACATCCTGGCGCCGCTCGGGCTGAAGGTCGGCGACCCCATCGAAAGTGGGGAAGAGGCGCCGGTGCGCATCGGCAACGCCCTCCCGCTGTCCCGCATCCCGGTGGGTTCGACCATCCACAACATCGAGCTCACCCTCGGCCGTGGCGGCCAGCTGGTGCGCTCGGCGGGCGCCTCCGCGCAGCTGCTGGCCAAGGAAGGCGATTACGCGGTCGTGCGCATGCCGTCAGGCGAGCTCCGCCGCATCCACGTTCGGTGCCAGGCCACCGTCGGCCAGGTCGGTAACATCGAACACGAGAACGAGTCCGGCGGCAAGGCCGGTCGAAGTCGCTGGCTCGGAGTCCGGCCCACGGTGCGAGGTTCGACGATGAACCCGCGAGACCACCCGCACGGTGGTGGCGAGGGCAAGACGGGACCGGGCGGCAACCCGAAGACACCCTGGGGCAAGCCCGCGCTCGGCTACCGCACGCGCAAGCCGAAGAAGGCCTCCCAGAAGCTGATCATCCGCCGCCGTGAGAAGAAAGGACGCAGCAAGTAA
- a CDS encoding 50S ribosomal protein L30, whose protein sequence is MKSTIGEAPATRATVTSLGFRRLNQTRELPDNPAVRGMLKAVDFLVAVEGQAFVRPKRSRYKIWRSRSNKKHQRGN, encoded by the coding sequence ATGAAGAGCACCATCGGCGAGGCGCCGGCCACTCGCGCCACGGTGACCTCGCTCGGTTTTCGCCGCCTCAACCAGACCCGGGAGCTGCCCGACAACCCCGCTGTGCGTGGGATGCTGAAGGCGGTCGATTTCCTGGTCGCGGTCGAAGGCCAGGCGTTCGTGCGTCCGAAGCGCAGCCGGTACAAGATCTGGCGATCCCGCAGCAACAAGAAACACCAGAGGGGCAACTGA
- a CDS encoding 50S ribosomal protein L4 has protein sequence MPATKSGAASQGTTKRAAPKKSQEPATDVLQVPLFNAAGERNGDVQLPRGIFSEEPNTPVMHQAYVRQLANARQGTASTKTRATVSGGGAKPYRQKGTGRARHGSTREPSMKGGGTVFGPHPRSYAKRMPKQMRRLALRSALSQKAIDGEIRVIENFGFAEPRTKQAADLIQAVGFDGTTLVVLPAPNLVVSRSFENLTGAKTILARNLNIRDLFTHRYLLLAKDCLELLEDNFSRREKKDGSE, from the coding sequence ATGCCCGCGACCAAGAGCGGCGCCGCGAGCCAGGGCACGACCAAGCGAGCGGCCCCCAAGAAAAGCCAAGAGCCAGCGACCGACGTGCTCCAGGTGCCGTTGTTCAACGCCGCCGGCGAGCGCAACGGCGACGTCCAGCTCCCTCGGGGCATCTTCTCCGAGGAGCCGAACACGCCGGTCATGCACCAGGCGTACGTCCGCCAGCTCGCCAACGCCCGCCAGGGCACCGCGTCGACCAAGACCCGGGCGACGGTCTCGGGCGGCGGCGCCAAGCCGTACCGCCAGAAGGGCACCGGCCGCGCGCGGCACGGCTCGACCCGCGAACCGTCCATGAAAGGCGGCGGCACCGTGTTCGGCCCGCATCCCCGCAGCTACGCCAAGCGCATGCCCAAGCAGATGCGCCGCCTGGCGCTGCGGTCGGCCCTCTCCCAGAAGGCGATCGATGGCGAGATCCGCGTGATCGAGAACTTCGGATTCGCCGAGCCGCGCACCAAGCAGGCCGCCGACCTCATCCAGGCAGTCGGCTTCGACGGCACCACCCTGGTGGTCCTGCCGGCGCCCAACCTTGTGGTCAGCCGCTCGTTTGAGAACCTCACCGGTGCCAAGACCATCCTGGCCCGCAACCTGAACATCCGGGACCTGTTCACCCACCGGTACCTGCTGCTCGCCAAGGATTGCCTCGAGCTGCTGGAAGACAACTTCAGCCGGCGTGAGAAGAAGGACGGCTCGGAATGA
- a CDS encoding 50S ribosomal protein L14 produces MIQQETRLKVADNSGAKEILCIRVAGGHYRKYASVGDVITATVKSAQPGGQVKKGEVVKAVVVRVTKEYRRPDGSLIRFDENAAVLLAQANNPRGTRIFGPVARELRERNFMKIISLAPEVL; encoded by the coding sequence GTGATCCAGCAAGAGACACGACTCAAGGTCGCGGACAACTCGGGTGCGAAGGAGATCCTGTGCATCCGCGTTGCCGGCGGGCATTACCGGAAGTACGCGTCGGTGGGCGACGTCATCACCGCCACCGTCAAGTCGGCCCAGCCTGGCGGCCAGGTCAAGAAGGGCGAGGTGGTGAAGGCCGTGGTCGTGCGCGTTACCAAGGAGTACCGCCGCCCGGACGGGTCGCTCATCCGCTTCGACGAGAACGCCGCCGTGCTGCTCGCGCAGGCCAATAACCCGCGCGGGACGCGCATCTTCGGCCCGGTCGCCCGGGAGCTGCGCGAGCGCAACTTCATGAAGATCATCAGCCTTGCCCCGGAGGTCCTCTAA
- a CDS encoding 30S ribosomal protein S19, with product MSRSLKKGPFINASLKDKIEKMNQSREKKVIRTWARASVIYPDMVGHTIAVHDGRKHVPVFISENMVGHRLGEFAPTRHFRGHGTHTEKSTALK from the coding sequence ATGTCACGCTCACTGAAGAAGGGGCCGTTCATCAACGCCTCGCTCAAAGACAAGATCGAGAAGATGAATCAGAGCCGCGAGAAGAAGGTGATCCGCACCTGGGCTCGCGCGTCGGTCATCTATCCCGACATGGTCGGACACACCATCGCGGTCCACGACGGCCGCAAGCACGTGCCCGTGTTCATCAGCGAGAACATGGTCGGCCACCGGCTGGGCGAGTTCGCGCCCACCCGACACTTCCGCGGCCACGGCACCCACACCGAAAAGTCGACGGCACTGAAGTAG
- a CDS encoding 30S ribosomal protein S8, producing MATAVAKNVKRAPAGVVSDPIADMLTRVRNANTARHPEVKVPASKLKLEIARVLKDEGYIAGYEVEADGSAQTMRIIFKSRPDRTRVISGLKRISRPGLRVYARKTEIPRVLGGLGIAILSTAQGVMSGRQALRQGLGGEVLAYIW from the coding sequence ATGGCCACCGCGGTCGCCAAGAACGTCAAGCGGGCTCCGGCGGGGGTCGTCTCAGACCCCATCGCGGACATGCTCACGCGCGTGCGCAACGCCAACACCGCCCGCCATCCTGAGGTGAAGGTGCCGGCATCCAAACTGAAGTTGGAGATCGCCCGCGTCCTCAAGGACGAGGGCTATATCGCCGGCTATGAGGTCGAGGCCGACGGCTCGGCCCAGACCATGCGTATCATCTTCAAGTCCCGCCCCGACCGCACGCGCGTGATCTCGGGGTTGAAGAGGATCAGCCGCCCCGGCCTGCGCGTCTATGCGCGCAAGACGGAGATCCCCCGGGTCCTCGGCGGGCTCGGAATCGCGATTCTCAGCACGGCCCAAGGGGTCATGAGCGGGCGCCAGGCGCTGCGCCAGGGCCTCGGCGGGGAAGTGCTGGCGTACATCTGGTAG
- a CDS encoding 50S ribosomal protein L6: MSRIGKLPIPVPGVVKVTLQPGKVTVEGPKGRLERTLPGDITVKQANGELVFERPSEDYRHRALHGLVRSLVANMVTGVNTGFIKHLELVGVGYRVAKQGDEVVLSLGYSHPIKFKPPPGVSIDVQDQTKFSVSGISIEDVGQVAANLRRLRPPEPYKGKGVMYRGERIRRKAGKAGKGAKTAG; this comes from the coding sequence TTGTCGCGGATAGGAAAGCTGCCGATCCCGGTGCCTGGAGTGGTGAAGGTCACCCTGCAGCCCGGCAAGGTGACGGTTGAGGGCCCGAAGGGCCGGCTGGAACGCACCCTGCCGGGCGACATCACGGTCAAGCAGGCCAATGGCGAGCTCGTCTTCGAGCGGCCGTCGGAGGACTACCGTCACCGCGCGCTGCACGGCCTGGTGCGCAGCCTGGTCGCCAACATGGTCACCGGCGTGAACACCGGCTTCATCAAGCACCTGGAGCTCGTCGGTGTCGGCTACCGCGTCGCCAAGCAGGGCGACGAGGTGGTCCTCAGCCTGGGCTACTCGCATCCGATCAAGTTCAAGCCGCCCCCGGGCGTCTCGATCGACGTCCAGGACCAGACCAAGTTCTCCGTGTCCGGGATCTCGATCGAGGATGTCGGCCAGGTGGCGGCCAATCTTCGCCGACTGCGTCCGCCCGAGCCCTACAAGGGCAAGGGCGTGATGTACCGCGGCGAGCGCATCCGCCGCAAGGCGGGCAAGGCGGGCAAGGGGGCCAAAACCGCAGGATGA
- the secY gene encoding preprotein translocase subunit SecY — protein MNLLEALINAVRLPELRNKILFTGGILVIFRLFANVAVPGASQGALSQLFNSQALLGLLDLFSGGGLSRFSVVAMGLNPYINATIIMQLMAVISERIKEISKEGEMGRRRITRWSRYLTVALGAGQAYGFTVLFQNTTPSILGPLDWFQRLQIVLVLTAGTIMLMWFGELITEYGIGNGVSLIIFAGIIGRGPQGVGSVFSAHSTGGGLADFIPFIIFGVIALGMTAVIIEVQQAVRKIPIQSAQRTVGLKQVQSRASFLPLRVNHAGVIPIIFAISVMFLPAIVANYFTGAPPDTWYYKAAAWVRGNFAPDTANLPMAITYNALYFAFTFGFTYFYTAITFEVNDVADNLKRYSSFIPGIRPGRPTADYLGAVMNRVTFAGACFLGFITVILPIATAKISGIPHQQMYLGGTAILIVVGVALDTMKQLQTQLVMRQYRGFIT, from the coding sequence ATGAACCTGCTCGAGGCGTTGATCAACGCCGTCAGGCTGCCCGAGCTCCGCAACAAGATCCTTTTCACCGGGGGGATCCTGGTCATCTTCCGGCTGTTCGCCAACGTCGCCGTGCCCGGCGCGAGCCAGGGCGCATTGAGCCAGCTCTTCAACTCCCAGGCATTGCTCGGGCTGCTCGACCTCTTCTCCGGGGGCGGCCTCTCACGCTTCAGCGTCGTGGCCATGGGCCTGAACCCGTATATCAACGCCACGATCATCATGCAACTGATGGCGGTGATCTCCGAACGCATCAAGGAGATCTCCAAAGAGGGCGAGATGGGCCGGCGCCGCATCACGCGCTGGAGCCGCTATCTCACGGTGGCGCTGGGCGCGGGCCAGGCGTACGGCTTCACCGTCCTCTTCCAGAACACGACCCCCTCCATCCTCGGTCCGCTGGACTGGTTCCAGCGGCTGCAGATCGTGCTGGTCCTGACGGCGGGGACGATCATGCTGATGTGGTTCGGCGAGCTCATCACCGAGTACGGCATCGGCAACGGCGTTTCGCTGATCATCTTCGCCGGCATCATCGGCCGCGGGCCGCAGGGCGTCGGCTCGGTCTTCAGCGCCCACTCCACCGGCGGCGGCCTGGCGGACTTCATCCCCTTCATCATCTTCGGGGTCATCGCGCTGGGGATGACCGCGGTGATCATCGAAGTCCAGCAGGCGGTGCGGAAGATCCCCATCCAGTCGGCTCAGCGCACCGTCGGCCTGAAGCAGGTGCAGAGCCGCGCGAGCTTCCTGCCGCTGCGCGTCAACCACGCCGGCGTCATCCCGATCATCTTCGCCATCTCGGTGATGTTCCTGCCGGCGATCGTCGCCAACTACTTCACCGGCGCGCCGCCCGACACCTGGTACTACAAGGCCGCGGCCTGGGTGAGAGGCAACTTCGCGCCCGATACGGCGAACCTGCCGATGGCCATCACGTACAACGCGCTCTACTTCGCGTTCACGTTCGGCTTCACCTATTTCTACACGGCGATCACGTTCGAGGTGAACGACGTCGCCGACAACCTCAAACGCTATTCGAGCTTCATCCCCGGCATCCGCCCGGGCCGGCCGACGGCGGACTATCTCGGCGCGGTGATGAACCGCGTCACTTTCGCGGGGGCGTGCTTTCTGGGCTTCATCACCGTGATCCTGCCGATAGCGACGGCGAAGATCTCAGGCATTCCCCATCAGCAGATGTACCTGGGCGG
- a CDS encoding 50S ribosomal protein L24 — translation MLRNKPQPKRRWLDLAPGDPVIVVAGKDKGKHGEVLRTLPDKHKIVVKGVNILKRHTKAGQSRGGVSVAQGGVIDFEAPLDYSNVMLVCPSCSKPTRIKHTVLESGARALVCLHCGEPYERVRKTEAQ, via the coding sequence ATGCTCCGTAACAAGCCCCAGCCCAAGCGCCGCTGGCTCGACCTCGCTCCGGGCGATCCTGTGATCGTCGTCGCGGGCAAGGACAAGGGCAAGCATGGCGAGGTGCTGCGCACACTCCCCGACAAGCACAAGATCGTCGTCAAAGGCGTCAACATCCTGAAGCGCCACACCAAAGCGGGCCAGTCGCGCGGCGGCGTCAGCGTCGCGCAGGGTGGCGTGATCGACTTCGAAGCGCCGCTCGACTACTCGAATGTGATGCTGGTCTGTCCGTCCTGCTCGAAGCCGACCCGCATCAAGCACACCGTCCTCGAGTCCGGGGCGCGGGCGCTGGTCTGCCTGCACTGCGGAGAGCCGTACGAGCGCGTTCGCAAGACGGAGGCCCAGTGA
- a CDS encoding 30S ribosomal protein S3, translated as MGHKVHPNAFRLGVFRPWEANWFANPKDYTKMLHEDLEMRRVILARLRNAGIAKIETERSSNAQLTVTIHTAKPGIVIGKGGSSVDQLREDLEKRFGNRVRISIQEIKQPELDAQLVAENIASQIERRISYKRAMKQAILRTMRSGAKGVRIYCGGRLRGAEMARREWDREGRVPLHTLRANIDFGRATASTTFGAIGVKCWIYKDQAAPQRRVAPAAEAAVPVAEVIAPQPEAPEVLVAPQPEVETVTTAAEPAAEPKRARTTTAPKTEAKPKATTRTTAAKAAPKAKTETQAGPATDKAEAKAPVKKAPASKKAQS; from the coding sequence TTGGGTCATAAAGTCCATCCGAACGCGTTCCGTCTCGGCGTCTTCAGGCCGTGGGAGGCGAACTGGTTTGCCAACCCCAAGGACTACACGAAGATGCTCCACGAGGATCTGGAGATGCGCCGCGTCATCCTGGCGCGCCTGCGCAACGCGGGGATCGCGAAGATCGAGACCGAGCGCTCGTCCAACGCCCAGCTCACGGTGACCATCCATACCGCCAAGCCAGGCATCGTCATCGGCAAGGGCGGCTCGTCGGTCGACCAGCTGCGCGAGGACCTCGAGAAGAGGTTCGGCAACCGCGTCCGCATCTCCATTCAGGAGATCAAGCAGCCGGAGCTCGACGCCCAGCTGGTGGCCGAGAACATCGCCTCGCAGATCGAGCGCCGCATCAGCTACAAGCGCGCGATGAAGCAGGCGATCCTGCGCACCATGCGCTCGGGGGCAAAGGGCGTCCGCATCTACTGCGGCGGCCGGCTGCGCGGGGCCGAGATGGCCCGCCGTGAGTGGGACCGCGAAGGCCGCGTGCCCCTGCACACCCTGCGCGCGAACATCGATTTCGGCCGTGCCACGGCGAGCACCACGTTCGGCGCCATCGGCGTCAAGTGCTGGATCTACAAGGACCAGGCGGCCCCGCAGCGCCGGGTGGCGCCGGCCGCCGAGGCGGCGGTGCCGGTCGCCGAGGTCATCGCGCCGCAGCCAGAGGCGCCGGAAGTCCTGGTCGCGCCGCAGCCGGAGGTCGAGACGGTGACCACGGCAGCCGAGCCGGCAGCCGAGCCCAAGCGCGCTCGGACCACGACCGCGCCGAAGACCGAGGCCAAACCCAAGGCGACCACCCGCACGACGGCCGCCAAAGCCGCGCCCAAGGCCAAGACGGAGACCCAAGCCGGGCCCGCGACCGACAAGGCCGAGGCGAAGGCTCCGGTCAAGAAAGCCCCAGCGAGCAAGAAGGCGCAGAGCTGA
- a CDS encoding 30S ribosomal protein S5, with amino-acid sequence MGSRYPHSSGERSELADRVVRVNRVAKVVKGGRKFSFSALIVVGDMNGRVGSGIGKAREVTEAIRKGMEVAKRNMITVPMVGTTIPHEVRLKLGSARIMLKPAAPGTGVISGGAMRAVIETAGIKDILTKSHGTNNPINTVRATLAALQQLRTAQQIAELRGKEVEQIVGRRLAAAYRRAEGGRGQSAASDPTAAGAAETAGVPK; translated from the coding sequence ATGGGATCCAGATACCCGCACTCGAGTGGTGAGCGTTCGGAGCTTGCCGACCGCGTCGTCCGCGTCAACCGCGTCGCCAAGGTGGTGAAGGGCGGGCGCAAGTTCTCATTCAGCGCGCTGATCGTGGTCGGCGACATGAATGGGCGCGTCGGCTCAGGCATCGGCAAGGCGAGAGAGGTGACCGAGGCCATTCGCAAGGGCATGGAGGTCGCGAAGCGAAACATGATCACGGTCCCGATGGTCGGGACGACGATCCCGCACGAGGTCCGCTTGAAGCTCGGATCGGCCCGCATCATGTTGAAGCCCGCGGCCCCCGGCACCGGCGTCATCTCGGGCGGCGCGATGCGTGCGGTCATCGAAACCGCGGGGATCAAGGACATCCTCACCAAGTCGCACGGCACGAACAACCCGATCAACACCGTGCGCGCGACGCTGGCCGCGCTGCAGCAGCTGCGCACGGCGCAGCAGATCGCCGAGCTGCGGGGCAAGGAGGTCGAGCAGATCGTCGGCCGCCGCCTGGCCGCCGCCTATCGGCGGGCCGAGGGCGGGCGAGGTCAGAGTGCGGCGTCGGACCCGACCGCCGCCGGTGCTGCCGAGACCGCCGGGGTACCCAAGTGA
- a CDS encoding 30S ribosomal protein S17, producing MSDATTTTTPTAVEASARGQRKVRLGTVIADKMNKTIIVQVGTSKAHRLYRKTVQQRTKFKVHDEKDECGVGDLVRITETRPISKEKRWRVLEIVEKAK from the coding sequence ATGAGCGACGCCACGACCACCACCACCCCGACGGCCGTCGAGGCCTCGGCGCGCGGCCAGCGAAAGGTCCGGCTCGGCACCGTGATCGCTGACAAGATGAACAAGACGATCATCGTTCAGGTCGGCACGTCCAAGGCCCATCGGCTCTACCGGAAGACCGTCCAGCAGCGCACCAAGTTCAAGGTCCACGACGAAAAGGACGAGTGCGGTGTCGGCGACCTCGTCCGCATCACCGAGACGCGCCCCATCTCCAAGGAGAAGCGGTGGCGCGTGTTGGAGATTGTTGAGAAGGCCAAGTGA
- a CDS encoding 50S ribosomal protein L23 produces MTTRAASEIVIGPVITERTYQLYTQGRYTFRVSAQATKTDIKKALEEQYEAQGIKVRDVNTVSMRGKRRRSMRRLGSIGHTADWKKAIVTLGPGQKIEGLFGSV; encoded by the coding sequence ATGACCACACGAGCGGCATCCGAGATCGTGATCGGCCCGGTCATCACCGAGCGCACCTACCAGCTCTACACGCAGGGCCGGTACACGTTCCGCGTCTCGGCGCAGGCGACGAAGACGGATATCAAGAAGGCTCTCGAGGAGCAGTACGAGGCCCAGGGCATCAAGGTCCGCGACGTCAACACCGTGAGCATGCGCGGCAAGCGGCGCCGCAGCATGCGCCGCCTCGGATCGATCGGCCACACCGCCGACTGGAAGAAAGCCATCGTGACGCTCGGCCCCGGCCAGAAGATCGAAGGCCTGTTTGGGAGCGTCTGA
- a CDS encoding 50S ribosomal protein L29 has translation MKVDELRVLEEDELGGRLRQARRELYELRFKHAVGQLENSSQISKVRNDIARIMTVLRERDFGLLPSPPRGEGQGEALVPAATAVAEPAEEEPAKPTRTRRAKTEESA, from the coding sequence ATGAAAGTCGACGAGCTGCGAGTGTTGGAGGAAGACGAGCTTGGCGGACGGCTGCGCCAGGCGCGCCGGGAGCTCTACGAGCTCCGGTTCAAGCACGCCGTCGGCCAGCTCGAGAACTCGAGCCAGATCTCGAAGGTCCGCAACGACATCGCGCGCATCATGACCGTCCTGCGAGAAAGAGACTTCGGGCTTCTCCCCTCCCCCCCTCGGGGAGAGGGCCAGGGTGAGGCGCTCGTGCCCGCAGCCACCGCGGTGGCGGAGCCGGCTGAAGAAGAACCCGCCAAGCCCACGCGCACCCGCCGGGCCAAGACCGAGGAGAGCGCATGA
- a CDS encoding 50S ribosomal protein L16, whose product MLLPKRVKYRKMHRGRRKGIATRGATVAFGDFGLQAMEACWMSNRQIEAARRAMTRHVKRGGQIWIRIFPDKSITKKPAETRMGSGKGNPEGWVAVIKPGRVLFEMGGVTPEVAKEAMKLAASKLPIKTRFVSVESAAAGAAR is encoded by the coding sequence ATGCTGCTGCCAAAGCGAGTCAAGTACCGCAAGATGCACCGCGGCCGCCGCAAGGGCATCGCCACGCGCGGCGCCACCGTCGCCTTCGGCGACTTCGGCCTGCAGGCGATGGAGGCGTGCTGGATGAGCAACCGGCAGATCGAGGCCGCCCGCCGGGCCATGACCCGCCACGTCAAGCGCGGCGGCCAGATCTGGATCCGCATCTTCCCGGACAAGTCCATCACCAAGAAGCCGGCCGAGACCCGCATGGGTTCCGGCAAGGGCAACCCCGAAGGCTGGGTCGCCGTGATCAAGCCCGGGCGCGTGCTGTTCGAGATGGGTGGCGTCACGCCCGAGGTCGCCAAAGAGGCGATGAAGCTCGCCGCGTCCAAGCTCCCCATCAAGACACGTTTTGTCAGCGTCGAATCCGCCGCGGCGGGAGCCGCGAGATGA
- a CDS encoding 50S ribosomal protein L18, whose protein sequence is MIKRSDRKVNRLKRHKRVRVNVSGTPQRPRLAVFRSLNHVYAQVIDDSGSRTLAAASTVELKAKGNGVAEAARVGKAIAAKARAAGVSSVVFDRGGFLYHGRIKALADAAREAGLEF, encoded by the coding sequence ATGATCAAGCGCAGCGACCGCAAGGTGAACCGTCTAAAGCGTCACAAGCGCGTGCGGGTGAACGTGAGCGGCACGCCGCAGCGTCCGCGGCTGGCGGTGTTCCGCAGCCTCAACCACGTTTACGCGCAGGTCATCGACGACTCGGGCAGCCGCACGCTCGCCGCGGCGTCAACCGTCGAGTTGAAGGCCAAGGGCAACGGCGTTGCCGAGGCCGCGCGGGTGGGCAAGGCGATCGCAGCCAAGGCCAGGGCGGCCGGGGTCAGCTCGGTCGTGTTCGACCGGGGCGGCTTCCTCTACCACGGCAGAATCAAGGCTTTGGCGGACGCCGCCCGCGAAGCCGGACTGGAGTTTTAG
- a CDS encoding 50S ribosomal protein L22 codes for MEVSAVQRFVRRTPRKARLVADSVKGMKVTEALAYLEFSPKHAARDVAKAIKSAAANAEHNFNLNREDLVLKQLLIDEGPTLRRRRPVSRSMAHEFFHRTCHITAVVEDQPQGAKR; via the coding sequence ATGGAAGTTTCCGCTGTGCAGAGGTTTGTCCGCCGCACGCCGCGCAAGGCGCGGCTGGTGGCTGATTCCGTCAAGGGCATGAAGGTGACCGAGGCTCTCGCGTACCTCGAGTTCTCGCCTAAGCATGCCGCCCGCGACGTCGCCAAGGCGATCAAGTCCGCCGCCGCCAACGCCGAGCACAACTTCAACCTGAACCGGGAGGACCTCGTTCTCAAGCAGCTGCTGATCGACGAGGGCCCGACCCTCCGCCGTCGCCGTCCGGTCAGCCGCAGCATGGCGCACGAGTTCTTCCACCGCACCTGTCACATCACCGCGGTCGTCGAAGACCAGCCGCAGGGAGCTAAGAGGTAA
- a CDS encoding 50S ribosomal protein L15 translates to MQLHDLKPAAGAHRKARRVGRGTGSGRGKTSGRGQKGQNARSEGFRLGFEGGQMPLAQRIPKLPGFKNPFKKIYSVVNLSKLSRFADGAKVDGEALLEAGLVRAGQEIKILGTGDLRRKLTVEAHSFSVSAREAIEKLGGTVKVLGEPRKLGARRTAAKAPKSLTTEAAKPVTPEAPKRSRAAEPAAAEESTVPSDE, encoded by the coding sequence ATGCAGCTGCATGACCTCAAGCCCGCCGCGGGCGCGCATCGCAAGGCCCGGCGCGTCGGTCGCGGCACCGGCTCCGGCCGGGGCAAGACCTCAGGCCGGGGACAGAAGGGGCAGAACGCCCGCAGCGAAGGCTTTCGCCTCGGCTTCGAGGGCGGCCAGATGCCGCTGGCGCAGCGCATCCCGAAGCTGCCCGGATTCAAGAACCCGTTCAAGAAGATTTACTCGGTCGTCAACCTGTCCAAGCTCAGCCGCTTTGCCGACGGAGCCAAGGTCGACGGCGAAGCGCTGCTCGAAGCGGGCCTGGTACGTGCGGGTCAGGAGATCAAGATCCTCGGCACCGGCGACCTGAGGCGTAAGTTGACTGTCGAGGCTCACTCGTTCAGCGTCAGCGCGCGTGAGGCGATCGAGAAGCTCGGCGGCACCGTCAAGGTCCTTGGCGAGCCGCGCAAGCTCGGGGCCAGGCGCACGGCCGCCAAGGCTCCAAAGTCACTCACGACCGAGGCTGCAAAGCCAGTCACCCCGGAAGCCCCGAAGCGGAGCCGGGCGGCTGAGCCTGCAGCAGCCGAAGAGAGCACCGTACCCTCAGACGAATAA